Part of the Candidatus Brocadia sinica JPN1 genome, AGTTTTTGAAATGATAATGGAACAAACAAAGCTGGATATCGCTGATAACAGCGGGGCAAAAAGAGCAACCTGTATTAAGGTCCTTGGAGGAAGCGGAAGAAAATATGCGACCGTGGGAGATGTCATTGTAGCTGCAGTAAAGAAAGCTATCCCCGAGGGAGTTGTAAAAAAAGGAGATGTGGTGAAGGGGGTTGTTGTCAGAACAAGAAAAAATATTCGCAGAGATGACGGGTCATATTTAAAATTTGATAAGAACGCAATTGTTATTATCGACAATGATGGCAATCCGAGAGGAACACGCATATTTGGCGCTGTTGCCAGAGAGTTGAGGCAAAAGAATTTTATGAAGATTGTGTCGTTGGCTGCAGAAGTTGTGTAGGTTGATTCAGATATAATAGTAAATAGTATTTTGGAGAGACATATGCATGTTCGTTTGAATGATTTAGTTGCCGTAATGGCTGGCAATGAGGCCGGTAAAACGGGAAAGATAATAAAAGTTTTGCGTGATAAGGAACGAGTTGTAATAAAAGGTGTGAATTTAGTTTACAGGCATACAAAACCGAGTCAAAAAAATCCGCAAGGCGGGAGAATACAAAAGGAGGCATCTCTTTCTATATCGAATGTGCTGCCGATTTGTCAAAATAAAAGCTGTAACAAGTATAATATGGGTGTCAGGACGAGGAAAAGGATATTGGGCAGTGGTGATAAGCCACGCATTTGCGTTTATTGTGGTTCTGAAATAGTGTCGACTGAATGAAGGTTATGGGATTTAAAATATGGTGAGACTGTTAGAAAAATACAAGCATCAGGTTGTTCCGCAGCTTATTGAGAAATTCAGATATAATAATAAATTATCTGTACCACGGCTTCAGAAGATCGTTGTCAATATGGGTATAGGCAGGGCGACGGAGAATAAAAAACTTATTGAGGAAGGGGTTGAGCATCTCTCAATTATAGCGGGGCAAAAGCCGCTCATTACCAAAGCAAAAAAGGCTATTTCTGGTTTTAAACTCAGGAAAGGCCAGGCTGTGGGATGTAAAGTAACGCTCCGTGGAGATAGGATGTATGAATTTTTGGATCGTTTAATTAGCATTGTGTTGCCGAGAATTCGAGATTTTAGAGGGATTTCAGCGAAGTCATTTGATGGCCGTGGAAACTATACCGTTGGACTTACAGAACAGATCGTATTTCCTGAAATAAGTGTGGACACGGTTGAATTTGTTCAGGGAATGGATATTACTTTGGTAATTACAGGCAATTCGAATGAACAATCTTATGAGTTATTAAGGTTATTAGGTATGCCTTTTAGATTAGAATAGGGAGTGTGAATGGCGAGGAAATGTCTTATCGAGAAGTCGAAGAAAGAGCCGAAATATCAGACGAGAAAGTATAATCGGTGTAAACTCTGCGGGCGTCGGAGGGCTTACTATCGCAGATTCCAGATTTGCAGACTTTGCTTTAGAAAGCTCGCTTCGAAGGGTGAGATACCGGGGGTAAAAAAGGCTAGTTGGTAGGGAGAAGGTAACTGAATAATATTTGTAAACTGTGTTAAATTTAAGGAAATACAAAAATGAGTATGACAGATCCAATTTCTGATATGCTTACGCGTATGAGAAATGCAATTATGATAAAGCGCGAAAGTGTAGATATTCCCTTGTCTAAGCTAAAGTTATCAATTTTGAGGATACTGAGAGAGGAAGGTTTTATAAAAGAATTCAAAGAGATACCAAGTGAGAATAATCAAAATCTTGTTAGGGTATATCTAAAGTATGGGCCACTAAGGCAGCAAATAATCAACAAATTGGAAAGGGTGAGTAAATCAAGCCGACGGATTTATAAGAAGAAAGAAGAAATTAATAAAGTTTTTGGCGGGATAGGGGTTGCGATATACTCGACATCAAAAGGAATTATCAGTGATAAAGAGTGTAGACGGCTGAAAATAGGCGGTGAACTAATTTGTATTGTATCGTAACATGATTTATTTGATAGAGGCTTAATATGTCACGAATAGGGAAGCAACCAGTTAGAGTTCCAGACAATGTAAAGCTGTCGATAGCTGGTAATACGTTGAATATTGAAGGACCGAAAGGGAAACTGAGACAGGTCGTTCATCCTGATATTGCAATAGAATATAATCAACAGAATAAACAAATTTTAATAAAAAGGGCATCTGACGAAAAGTATCATAAGGCGCTACATGGCTTGACTCGTGCGCTTATAGCAAATATGATTACAGGTGTTACGAACAGTTTTTCAAAAAATCTTGAAATTGTTGGACTCGGTTACAATGCCAAGGTACAAGGTAAAGAGCTGGTTTTGTCGCTTGGTTATACACATCCGGTGCATTTGGAGATTCCAATGGGAATAAAAGTGGATGTTACTAATCCTACTAACCCGGCGAAACTTACAGTTTCTGGTCCTGATAAGCAAATGGTGGGACAATTTTCTGCAGTAATAAGGGGGAAGAAGCCACCCGAGCCGTATAAAGGGATGGGAATCAAATATGAGGGTGAAGTTATTAGAAGAAAGGCTGGGAAGGCATTTACCTCTGGTGCTGCATAGCTGATATAAAAGGGTTTAACTATGAATCATATACAGGAAAAAAAACGCAAGAGAGAAAGGCGTCATCTTAGGATTAGGCGGAAAGTGATCGGAACCAGTGACAGGCCACGTTTAAGCGTCTGTCGAACATTAAAGCATATTTATTGCCAAATTATTAATGATATTGAGGGCAAGACCTTGGCAGCAGCATCGACACAATCTGCTGATATTCGGTCGCAGATTAAGTATGGTGGGAATGTGAAGGCTGCAGAGATTGTCGGAAAAAAAATTGCAGACGAAGCAAAAAGTAAGGGTATTACAAAAGTTGTCTTTGATAAGGGTGGTTATAAGTACCACGGCAGAATAAAGGCATTAGCTGAGAGTGCTAGAAAGAATAATCTGAGTTTCTAAAAGCGGATTCTTACAAGGAGATTCACTTGGCTCGTATTGAAGAACCTATAAATATGGAAGAAACGGTTGTAAGGGTTAACCGTTGCACAACAGTAACAAAAGGCGGTAAGTCAATGAGTTTTAGCGCTCTTGTTGTTGTCGGTGATAAGAAGGGTAGTGTAGGCATCGGATTTGGTAAGGCACGTGAAGTGCCGAACGCCGTAAGTAAGGCGGTTAAGGAAGCAAAAAAACAAATAGTAAAAATTCCATTGAAAGGCGGCACGATACCACATGTGGTTTGGGGAAGATTTAAGGCTGCTAATATTTTTTTGAAACCGGCATCGCCTGGAACTGGTATTAAGGCAGGAGCTTCGGCGCGGGCTGTACTTGAGTCTGCAGGAGTTAAAAATATTCTGACGAAATGTTACGGTAAAAGAAACCCGCTTAATGTGGCCAAGGCGACATTGTTCGGATTGAAATCTTTGAGAACTAAGGAAGAGATCGGAGAGTTAAGGGGAGTGAAGATAGAATGAATTTTATAGACGTAAAAGCAATTTCGTTTCAAAGAAAACGCAGGAGGAGAGTTGGCCGTGGCAGAGGGTCTGGTATGGGAAAGACCTCTGGAAGGGGTGGCAAAGGCGCGACTGCAAGGTCTGGAAATGAAACAAGGATACAGTTTGAGGGTGGACAGACTCCTCTTTTCCGCAGGCTACCAAAAAGAGGGTTTAATAATCCGTTTAAAAAGAAATATGCTATCGTTAATATAAAAGACATTGCCCGTTTTGATAGTGGAACGACCGTGACTATGGACAAGCTTTTGGAATCCGGGATTATTAAAAAAGTGTTAGATGGTATAAAGATACTCGGTGAAGGTGAGATTAAAAACGTTTTGACGGTTGTAGCGCATAAATTCAGTAGGGTAGCTATGGAAAAGATTGAGGCGGCAGGGGGGAAAGCAAAGGTTCTGTCATGATCGAACAATTTGGAAATATTTTTCGAATCCCTGAATTACGTAAGAAAGTACTGATAACTCTCGGGCTTATAGCATTGTGTCGTGTTGGTGTGTATATACCAATTCCAGGGATTGATACGATGGTGCTAAAGTCATATTTTAATCAATTTACACAAACCGGTGTTGGTCAGTTGTTAGGACTTGTAGATATGTTTGCTGGGGGTGCCTTGGCTTCCGGTGCAATCTTTGGTTTAGGGGTGATGCCTTACATCAGTGCATCCATTATTTTCCAATTGTTGGTTGGCGTAATACCTTATTTGGAGAGATTGCAGAAAGAGGGTGAGGTTGGAAGAAAGAAGATTAATCAGTATACTCGGCTTACGACTGTAGGATTGTGTCTCTTTCAGGCGTTTGTGATGACGAGGACGCTTTATACGGTCGAACTGAATGGTGCGCCTGTGATTCCAGTCTATCTGCAAGGTTTTGGGTTTCAGGCCATGGCTGCGCTTCTGTTAACTACTGGAACGATGGTCTTGATGTGGATTGGAGAACAAATCGAGGAACATGGGATTGGTAGCGGAATTTCAATAGTTATTATGGTTGGCATTATCGATCGCCTGCCTTGGGCATTCTCGCAAGTGATGGAGAACTTTACCTTTTCAGTAACGCCTGCTGAACATCAGATTGGCGTTGTAAAATTAATCATTTTGTTGGGTATGTTTTTTGCCATTGTTGGTGGAGTCGTGTATATCACGCAAGGGCAGAGACGTATACCTGTGCAACAGGCGAAGCACACGCGTGGACGGAAGGTATATGGTGGGCAAAGGCATTTTTTACCCCTTCGTGTGAATCAGGCAGGTGTTATGCCTATAATATTTGCACAGTCGTTGTTAATCTTTCCTGCAGCGATTATGCAGGGTGTCCAAGTCAGGCTGGAGCCAGGTAGCTTTGGATACTGGGTCACATCTCGCTTATCTGAAATTTTACAAGGTGGCGTGGTTTACGTACTGCTTTATATTCTCCTTATAACGTTCTTTTGTTACTTTTGGACTGCTATACAGTTTAATCCCAAAGAGATGTCAAATAATATGAAGGATTATGGAAGTTTTATACCAGGAATCAGACCAGGGCAAAGAACCGCAGAATATTTAGAAGGGATTATGGGGAAGATTACGTTGGCAGGCGCTGCATTTCTGGCTTTAATTGCTATTTTGCCAAAACTTGTGGCGGGGGGTTTTGAGCTTAACCGCGCTATAGCAGGTTTCTATGGTGGAACAGGTTTGCTTATAATAGTAGGTGTGGCGCTTGACATGGTTCAAAGGATAGAATCTCATATGATCATGAGGCAATATAGCGGATTTCTCAGCGGTGGTACTAGAATCAGGGGACGAATGGGATGAGGATTGTGTTTCTTGGACCTCCTGGCGCAGGCAAAGGTACGCAGGCTGAAACTATTAGTAGAGAAAAAAAATTACCGCATATATCTTCTGGTAATTTATTGAGAGAGGCGGTTGAGACCGATACTGAAACAGGTAGAAAGGCACGCGAATATATAGAGAAAGGATTGTTGGTACCTGATCAGATAGTTGTCGACATTATTAAAGATCGTATTGTAAAAGATGATTGTAAAGACGGATTTATTTTAGACGGCTTTCCAAGGACAGTTTCTCAAGCTAAGGTGTTGGATGAGATGTTAAAACAGCTTGGGAATAAATTGGACTTGGTATTTTATTTTTCAGTATCTGAAGAGAGTGTGATTCTCAGGTTATCAGGTAGAAGGATTTGTAGCAGTTGCGGTGCAAATTATCATATTAAATTTGTTCCGTCCTCGAAAGATGGAATTTGTGACAAATGTGGCGGGAAGTTATATCAACGTGCAGATGATAAGTTAGAAACTGTCTCGGAGCGGCTCAGAGTTTACCACGATCAAACTGAAGACCTCGTTGAATATTATAAAAAGAACGGTATTTTAAAAGAGATAATAGCAGATGCAAATATAAAAGTAATTACTAAAAATATATTTGATGCCATTAAGTGTACTCAGAAGAACAGACCATTAATTGGCTATGGAGTAGTTTGAGTTGATAGTTCGGAAATCACCCCGGGAAATTGAATTGATGAGGGTGGCTGGGAAAATTACCGCGGGGGCTCTGAGGTTAGCTAAGGAAATTGCAAAGAAAGATGTAACTACCGACTATTTAAATACAGAGCTTGAAAAGTACATTATAAATGAAGGTGGAATACCGATTTTTAAGGGGTACAGGGGGTTTCCGAAAAGCATATGTGCCTCAATAAACGAGGAAGTTGTCCATGGAATACCAGGAAGTCGAAAGCTGAAAAATGGTGATATCCTTAGTATTGACGTTGGTGTTGGCTATCGCAAATATGTGGCTGATGCAGCATTAACAATTCCCATTGGTGAAATAA contains:
- the rplN gene encoding 50S ribosomal protein L14; the encoded protein is MIMEQTKLDIADNSGAKRATCIKVLGGSGRKYATVGDVIVAAVKKAIPEGVVKKGDVVKGVVVRTRKNIRRDDGSYLKFDKNAIVIIDNDGNPRGTRIFGAVARELRQKNFMKIVSLAAEVV
- the rplX gene encoding 50S ribosomal protein L24; translation: MHVRLNDLVAVMAGNEAGKTGKIIKVLRDKERVVIKGVNLVYRHTKPSQKNPQGGRIQKEASLSISNVLPICQNKSCNKYNMGVRTRKRILGSGDKPRICVYCGSEIVSTE
- the rplE gene encoding 50S ribosomal protein L5, with amino-acid sequence MVRLLEKYKHQVVPQLIEKFRYNNKLSVPRLQKIVVNMGIGRATENKKLIEEGVEHLSIIAGQKPLITKAKKAISGFKLRKGQAVGCKVTLRGDRMYEFLDRLISIVLPRIRDFRGISAKSFDGRGNYTVGLTEQIVFPEISVDTVEFVQGMDITLVITGNSNEQSYELLRLLGMPFRLE
- a CDS encoding type Z 30S ribosomal protein S14 — its product is MARKCLIEKSKKEPKYQTRKYNRCKLCGRRRAYYRRFQICRLCFRKLASKGEIPGVKKASW
- the rpsH gene encoding 30S ribosomal protein S8, which encodes MSMTDPISDMLTRMRNAIMIKRESVDIPLSKLKLSILRILREEGFIKEFKEIPSENNQNLVRVYLKYGPLRQQIINKLERVSKSSRRIYKKKEEINKVFGGIGVAIYSTSKGIISDKECRRLKIGGELICIVS
- the rplF gene encoding 50S ribosomal protein L6, which gives rise to MSRIGKQPVRVPDNVKLSIAGNTLNIEGPKGKLRQVVHPDIAIEYNQQNKQILIKRASDEKYHKALHGLTRALIANMITGVTNSFSKNLEIVGLGYNAKVQGKELVLSLGYTHPVHLEIPMGIKVDVTNPTNPAKLTVSGPDKQMVGQFSAVIRGKKPPEPYKGMGIKYEGEVIRRKAGKAFTSGAA
- the rplR gene encoding 50S ribosomal protein L18, whose product is MNHIQEKKRKRERRHLRIRRKVIGTSDRPRLSVCRTLKHIYCQIINDIEGKTLAAASTQSADIRSQIKYGGNVKAAEIVGKKIADEAKSKGITKVVFDKGGYKYHGRIKALAESARKNNLSF
- the rpsE gene encoding 30S ribosomal protein S5, which gives rise to MEETVVRVNRCTTVTKGGKSMSFSALVVVGDKKGSVGIGFGKAREVPNAVSKAVKEAKKQIVKIPLKGGTIPHVVWGRFKAANIFLKPASPGTGIKAGASARAVLESAGVKNILTKCYGKRNPLNVAKATLFGLKSLRTKEEIGELRGVKIE
- the rplO gene encoding 50S ribosomal protein L15 is translated as MNFIDVKAISFQRKRRRRVGRGRGSGMGKTSGRGGKGATARSGNETRIQFEGGQTPLFRRLPKRGFNNPFKKKYAIVNIKDIARFDSGTTVTMDKLLESGIIKKVLDGIKILGEGEIKNVLTVVAHKFSRVAMEKIEAAGGKAKVLS
- the secY gene encoding preprotein translocase subunit SecY — translated: MIEQFGNIFRIPELRKKVLITLGLIALCRVGVYIPIPGIDTMVLKSYFNQFTQTGVGQLLGLVDMFAGGALASGAIFGLGVMPYISASIIFQLLVGVIPYLERLQKEGEVGRKKINQYTRLTTVGLCLFQAFVMTRTLYTVELNGAPVIPVYLQGFGFQAMAALLLTTGTMVLMWIGEQIEEHGIGSGISIVIMVGIIDRLPWAFSQVMENFTFSVTPAEHQIGVVKLIILLGMFFAIVGGVVYITQGQRRIPVQQAKHTRGRKVYGGQRHFLPLRVNQAGVMPIIFAQSLLIFPAAIMQGVQVRLEPGSFGYWVTSRLSEILQGGVVYVLLYILLITFFCYFWTAIQFNPKEMSNNMKDYGSFIPGIRPGQRTAEYLEGIMGKITLAGAAFLALIAILPKLVAGGFELNRAIAGFYGGTGLLIIVGVALDMVQRIESHMIMRQYSGFLSGGTRIRGRMG
- a CDS encoding adenylate kinase, with protein sequence MRIVFLGPPGAGKGTQAETISREKKLPHISSGNLLREAVETDTETGRKAREYIEKGLLVPDQIVVDIIKDRIVKDDCKDGFILDGFPRTVSQAKVLDEMLKQLGNKLDLVFYFSVSEESVILRLSGRRICSSCGANYHIKFVPSSKDGICDKCGGKLYQRADDKLETVSERLRVYHDQTEDLVEYYKKNGILKEIIADANIKVITKNIFDAIKCTQKNRPLIGYGVV